The genomic segment GAGATGCACCATGACCGCAAGCGCGACGCCCCGTCGGGGACCGCGATGAAAACCGCCGCCCTCATCGCGCAGACCCGCGGGGAGCCTCCGCTCCCCGCGGTGCAGGAAGAGGAATTGGCCGCGGGCGCGCGCGGCGGCCGGGTGGAGGGCGTGCCCGTGCACAGCGTGCGGCTGCCCGGCCTGGTCGCCCATCAGGCGGTGATCTTTGGCGGGGCGGGGCAGACTCTGACCATCCGCCACGACTCGATCAACGAAGAGTCCTTCATGCCCGGCATGCTCCTGGCGATCCGCCGCGTGCGGACCGCCGGCAGGCTGATCTACGGCCTGGAGCCGTTGTTGGAGTTGGGCTGACCGTGATAGAGTGTCGGGCAAAGGTGCGATGAACGGGTTTCGTGTTGCCGTCGTCGGCGCCACGGGGGCGGTGGGCCGCGAGGTGCTGCGCATCCTCCGCGAGCGCGCCTTCCCGCTGGCCGACCTGCGGCTGCTGGCCTCGCCGCGGTCGGCGGGGACGCGCCTGGACGGACGGGTGGTCGAAGCCGTCGCCCCGGAGCGCTTCGACGGGCTCGACCTCGCCATCTTCGATACCCCCGATGCCGTCGCCGAGCAGTGGGTGCCGGTGGCCGCCGGCCGCGGCGCGGTGGTCATCGACAACTCCGCCGCCTTCCGCATGGCCGACGAAGTCCCGCTGGTCATCCCGGAGGTCAACGCCCACGACCTGGAGCGTCTCCCCCGCCGCATCGTGGCCAACCCCAACTGCACCTGCGCCACCATCGCCGTCCCCCTGGCCCCGCTGCACCGCAGGGCCGGGCTGCGGCGGGTGATCGCCTGTTCCTACCAGTCGGTGTCGGGCGCGGGGCAGCACGGGGTGGAGCAGCTCTGGAACGAGCTCCGCGACGCCGTCGGCGGCGGCCGTCCGCCGGAGCGGCCGGGCGGGCGCGCCTTTGCCCACCCGATCGCCATGAACATCATCCCGGCCATCGGGCGGCTGCAGGGCGCGCACACCGGCGAGGAGGTCAAGGTCGCGGCGGAACTGCGGAAGATGCTCGGCGCCCCCGAGTTGTCGGTGGGCATCACCTGTGTGCGGGTGCCGACGCTGGTCGGACACGGGGTGGCCGTCCACGCCGAGTTCAGCCGC from the Armatimonadota bacterium genome contains:
- a CDS encoding aspartate-semialdehyde dehydrogenase, whose product is MNGFRVAVVGATGAVGREVLRILRERAFPLADLRLLASPRSAGTRLDGRVVEAVAPERFDGLDLAIFDTPDAVAEQWVPVAAGRGAVVIDNSAAFRMADEVPLVIPEVNAHDLERLPRRIVANPNCTCATIAVPLAPLHRRAGLRRVIACSYQSVSGAGQHGVEQLWNELRDAVGGGRPPERPGGRAFAHPIAMNIIPAIGRLQGAHTGEEVKVAAELRKMLGAPELSVGITCVRVPTLVGHGVAVHAEFSRPLDPQEARAILERAPGVAVVDDPAEARYPTALLAAGRDPCYVGRIRTDGAGNLAFFAAADNLRKGAALNAVQIAETLVQRGLLRGSVRA